The proteins below are encoded in one region of Methanofollis aquaemaris:
- a CDS encoding transposase, whose protein sequence is MGRYFGKQSVSLICGGEVFKVDPRNTSQMCSNCGSIVKKNLSERVHECPYCGFVADRDYNAAVNIHRVGMEQPFEPVETIPLHHISVMQVLSMKQEATPFRGG, encoded by the coding sequence GTGGGAAGATATTTCGGGAAACAGTCCGTCTCTTTAATTTGCGGGGGTGAAGTCTTCAAAGTCGATCCCAGGAATACATCACAGATGTGCTCAAACTGTGGAAGTATCGTGAAAAAGAATCTCTCTGAGAGAGTCCACGAATGCCCATATTGTGGGTTTGTTGCCGATAGGGATTACAATGCTGCGGTAAATATTCACCGCGTGGGGATGGAACAGCCCTTTGAGCCTGTGGAGACGATACCTCTCCATCACATCTCTGTGATGCAAGTACTGTCCATGAAGCAGGAAGCCACGCCCTTCAGGGGGGGGTAG
- a CDS encoding DUF7544 domain-containing protein: protein MSSSTHAFDAFDGAVERTQSLLRPLDFGIWMRLAVVALCAGGFGGLSLNIISLLALEKLAGTGITSSSGYLAILGIFLAVLLVIRCIGAVFQFVLVDGLTVGPVTLFWTFDVRARKGLRLFLFEALIGGALLGLGALFLTSYDFSLSLESIPVLFSASPLLLLSVLLLWFVMIVTIDLVVPVMIADDCGVLAGWRTVLGLGAADLRNTLAYLLTRTVLAVAADLAVIVLILIAMFFIFLIAPGIFAIPLVLLAAFLIPVPFLGFFRYYGLLVLGYFSPARDLLTPRRG from the coding sequence ATGAGTTCAAGCACCCATGCCTTCGATGCATTCGACGGTGCCGTCGAACGGACGCAGTCGCTCCTCAGGCCCCTTGACTTCGGCATATGGATGCGGCTTGCGGTGGTCGCCCTCTGTGCTGGCGGCTTCGGCGGGTTATCCCTGAATATCATCTCCCTGCTGGCTCTGGAAAAACTGGCAGGCACCGGGATCACCTCGTCCTCCGGATACCTCGCAATCCTTGGAATTTTCCTTGCCGTCCTGCTCGTCATCCGCTGTATCGGGGCGGTCTTCCAGTTCGTCCTGGTCGACGGCCTCACCGTCGGCCCGGTCACTCTCTTCTGGACCTTCGATGTACGGGCAAGGAAGGGGCTGCGCCTCTTTCTCTTCGAGGCACTCATCGGGGGCGCGCTCCTTGGATTGGGCGCCCTCTTTCTCACTTCGTACGACTTCTCCCTCTCCCTTGAGTCGATACCGGTATTGTTCTCTGCGTCACCTCTTCTCCTCCTCTCCGTCCTCCTCCTCTGGTTCGTGATGATCGTCACTATCGACCTGGTCGTCCCGGTGATGATCGCCGACGACTGCGGGGTCCTCGCCGGGTGGAGGACGGTCCTCGGCCTCGGTGCGGCCGATCTCAGGAACACCCTTGCCTATCTGCTGACGCGCACCGTCCTGGCCGTCGCCGCCGACCTCGCTGTGATAGTGCTGATTCTCATTGCAATGTTCTTCATCTTCCTGATCGCCCCCGGCATCTTTGCCATTCCTCTTGTTCTCCTCGCCGCCTTCCTCATCCCGGTGCCGTTCCTTGGTTTCTTCCGGTACTACGGCCTCCTCGTCCTGGGATATTTCAGCCCTGCGCGCGACCTCCTGACCCCTCGCCGGGGTTAG
- the hemL gene encoding glutamate-1-semialdehyde 2,1-aminomutase yields the protein MKSSELFEEAKTMMPGGVSSPVRAIRPYPFYTAGGRGPFIKTVDGRELIDCCLGYGPLILGHAHETVRRAIEEQVTEGWLYGTPCPQELGLARRVIDDHPSIDMVRFVSSGSEATMAAIRLARAATGRQDIIKIEGGFHGAHDAVLVKAGSGATTMGVPDSAGIVPDLVKHTRQVAYNDPEALEAVLSSSDDIAALIIEPVMGNVGPVFPEKGYLQEVRRLTEEHDVLLIFDEVITGYRLGIGGAQKYFGVTPDLTTLGKIIGGGLPVGAFGGRRDLMEQVAPQGPVYQAGTFSGNPLTMAAGTAALGWLHDHPTVYQSLDEGTRAIGEACEDAHAGGSFVRIGSMFKYFFRPDAPRNYAEAKESDTGRFQTFWEKMLAHGVFLPPSQFETEFISAVHTDEIIEHIADRYSTCLSE from the coding sequence GTGAAGAGCAGTGAACTCTTTGAAGAAGCAAAAACGATGATGCCCGGCGGGGTCTCAAGCCCTGTGCGGGCGATCCGGCCCTACCCTTTCTACACCGCGGGGGGACGCGGGCCATTCATCAAAACGGTGGACGGACGCGAACTGATCGACTGCTGTCTGGGCTACGGCCCGCTGATCCTGGGCCATGCCCATGAGACGGTCCGCCGGGCCATCGAGGAGCAGGTGACCGAAGGGTGGCTGTACGGCACCCCGTGCCCGCAGGAACTCGGCCTTGCCAGGCGGGTCATCGACGACCACCCGTCCATCGATATGGTCCGCTTTGTCTCAAGCGGGTCGGAGGCGACGATGGCGGCGATCAGGCTCGCCCGCGCCGCCACCGGCAGACAGGACATCATCAAGATCGAGGGCGGGTTCCACGGCGCCCACGACGCCGTCCTGGTCAAGGCGGGTTCGGGGGCGACGACGATGGGCGTTCCCGACTCTGCAGGCATCGTCCCCGACCTGGTGAAGCACACCAGGCAGGTCGCATACAACGACCCCGAAGCCCTAGAGGCCGTCCTCTCCTCCTCGGATGATATCGCCGCCCTCATCATCGAACCGGTGATGGGCAATGTCGGCCCTGTCTTCCCTGAGAAAGGATATCTCCAGGAGGTGCGCAGACTCACCGAGGAACACGACGTCCTCCTCATCTTCGACGAGGTGATCACCGGGTACCGCCTCGGGATCGGCGGGGCGCAGAAATATTTCGGCGTCACCCCGGACCTCACCACCCTGGGCAAGATCATCGGCGGCGGCCTCCCGGTCGGGGCCTTCGGCGGGCGCAGAGACCTGATGGAACAGGTCGCCCCGCAGGGCCCGGTCTACCAGGCCGGCACCTTCAGCGGCAACCCGCTCACCATGGCGGCCGGGACCGCCGCTCTCGGTTGGCTCCACGATCACCCCACCGTTTACCAGAGTCTCGACGAGGGAACGAGAGCGATCGGGGAAGCCTGCGAGGACGCCCATGCCGGCGGATCCTTCGTCAGGATCGGGTCGATGTTCAAATATTTCTTCAGACCCGACGCACCGAGAAATTACGCCGAGGCGAAGGAGAGCGACACCGGGCGGTTCCAGACCTTCTGGGAGAAGATGCTCGCGCACGGCGTCTTCCTCCCGCCCTCCCAGTTCGAGACCGAGTTCATCTCGGCCGTACACACCGACGAGATCATCGAACATATCGCAGACAGATACAGCACATGTCTCTCAGAATAG
- a CDS encoding precorrin-2 dehydrogenase/sirohydrochlorin ferrochelatase family protein, with protein MVPLIIDLAGRHVVIFGGGAVGLRKATYFCREAEVTVVSRSFLPEFSGLGARCLEADLSTMDDNALADLLDGAFLTIAATSDEEMNNRVGRAAREAGALFNNARGNGGDTLIPSVVRGEEYLLAISTGGASPAVPRFLREHLEETYPHLDSMIRTEARLRETLKQTVPDQADRATVLRAVLHDPEAWAWLAEGEDKAYERIKERYL; from the coding sequence ATGGTCCCGCTCATCATCGACCTCGCCGGCCGGCATGTCGTCATCTTCGGGGGCGGGGCGGTGGGCCTGCGGAAAGCGACCTATTTTTGCCGTGAAGCAGAGGTCACCGTCGTCAGCAGATCGTTTCTCCCGGAGTTCTCAGGACTCGGCGCCAGATGTCTGGAGGCCGACCTCTCCACGATGGACGACAACGCCCTCGCCGACCTGCTCGACGGCGCGTTCCTTACCATTGCCGCAACCTCCGACGAGGAGATGAACAACCGGGTGGGACGGGCGGCGCGGGAGGCAGGCGCCCTCTTCAACAATGCCAGGGGGAACGGAGGGGACACGCTCATCCCCTCGGTGGTCAGGGGCGAGGAGTACCTCCTCGCAATCAGCACCGGCGGCGCAAGCCCTGCCGTCCCCAGGTTCCTGCGCGAGCACCTCGAAGAGACATACCCGCACCTCGACTCGATGATCAGGACCGAGGCCAGACTGCGGGAGACCCTCAAGCAGACCGTCCCCGACCAGGCAGACCGTGCAACGGTGCTCAGGGCTGTTCTCCACGACCCCGAAGCCTGGGCATGGCTTGCCGAAGGCGAGGACAAGGCATATGAGCGGATTAAGGAGCGGTATCTGTGA
- a CDS encoding DUF7544 domain-containing protein produces MTNDFYAFGAIDAAISRTKSLLWPFNAGVWLRLAVIALFIGGVGGFNPFSYNFGGADDFDQATVPGDLGLSDPTILLIIGAVLLLALLFLYLGSVFQFVFVDCLSSGEISLSRTFGMRTGKGLRLFLFQALLILLLIAAMAFLVVLFVLPAAAVGNASILVGLIVLIPAILLLALVFGTIFLFTTDFVVPVMVADDCGVIAGWKKVWSFLVADLKNAAVYLVTRFVLGIVVGIAMFILVLLVLLIVGIPLGGIALLAMAFVGDAAPALFILLLVVGMLIAIPLLLLVQVPFVTFFRYYALLVLREFSPEHDLLAVPEA; encoded by the coding sequence ATGACTAATGATTTCTATGCCTTTGGCGCCATCGATGCGGCCATCTCGCGGACAAAGTCCCTCCTCTGGCCGTTCAACGCGGGAGTCTGGTTGAGGCTCGCCGTCATCGCCCTCTTCATCGGTGGAGTGGGGGGTTTCAATCCCTTCTCCTACAATTTCGGTGGTGCCGACGACTTCGATCAGGCTACGGTTCCCGGCGATCTCGGACTCTCAGACCCGACGATTCTTCTGATCATCGGGGCCGTCCTTCTCCTGGCTCTCCTCTTCCTCTATCTCGGGTCGGTCTTCCAGTTCGTCTTCGTCGACTGCCTCAGTTCGGGAGAGATCTCGCTCTCTCGCACCTTCGGGATGCGGACAGGCAAAGGTCTGCGCCTCTTCCTCTTCCAGGCCCTGCTCATTCTTCTCCTCATCGCGGCCATGGCCTTCCTCGTCGTGCTCTTCGTTCTGCCAGCAGCGGCGGTTGGGAATGCGTCCATACTCGTCGGGCTGATCGTTCTCATCCCGGCCATCCTCCTCCTGGCCCTCGTCTTCGGCACGATCTTCCTCTTCACGACCGACTTCGTCGTCCCGGTGATGGTCGCCGACGATTGTGGTGTCATCGCGGGGTGGAAGAAGGTCTGGAGTTTCCTCGTCGCCGACCTGAAGAACGCGGCTGTGTATCTGGTCACCAGGTTCGTCCTCGGCATCGTCGTCGGGATCGCGATGTTCATCCTGGTGCTCCTGGTCCTGCTCATCGTCGGCATCCCGCTCGGCGGCATTGCACTCCTTGCGATGGCTTTTGTCGGGGACGCAGCTCCTGCGCTCTTCATTCTCCTCCTGGTCGTCGGCATGCTCATCGCAATCCCGCTCCTCCTCCTGGTGCAGGTGCCGTTCGTGACCTTCTTCCGGTACTATGCGCTCCTCGTCCTCAGAGAGTTCAGCCCTGAGCACGACCTCCTCGCGGTCCCCGAGGCCTGA
- the hemB gene encoding porphobilinogen synthase, with the protein MFPERRLRRLRKRNLQPLFRETRLTAEDLIMPVFFDETIEEAVPIASMPGQWRYPIGDAAAVAGRLEAAGVRAVILFGIPAGKDAGAHSAYAENGVVQQAVAAVKAACPEMVVITDVCACEYTDHGHCGVIGETCSGEIDLLNDPSLALMQKIAVSQAQAGADMVAPSCMLDGQVRAIREALDAAGYAEIPIMSYSTKFSSAFYGPFRDAADSGYSFGDRTTYQMDPANAREAFTESEMDAAEGADILMVKPAGMYLDVLAAVREIGLPVAAYQVSGEYSMLKAAAAQGWLDEKTCALESLTCIKRAGADLIITYYAEDAARWLSEEQ; encoded by the coding sequence ATGTTCCCGGAGAGACGACTGAGAAGATTGAGAAAGAGAAACCTCCAGCCCCTATTCAGGGAGACGAGGCTGACGGCGGAAGACCTGATCATGCCGGTCTTCTTCGACGAGACCATTGAAGAGGCCGTGCCCATCGCATCGATGCCGGGACAGTGGCGTTACCCTATCGGTGACGCCGCCGCCGTGGCCGGGCGTCTGGAAGCGGCAGGGGTGCGGGCGGTCATCCTCTTCGGCATCCCGGCCGGGAAGGACGCCGGGGCGCACTCGGCCTATGCTGAGAACGGGGTGGTCCAGCAGGCCGTGGCTGCGGTCAAGGCCGCCTGTCCCGAGATGGTGGTAATCACCGACGTCTGCGCCTGCGAGTACACCGACCACGGCCACTGCGGGGTCATCGGCGAGACCTGCAGCGGCGAGATCGACCTCCTCAACGACCCGTCCCTTGCCCTGATGCAGAAGATCGCCGTGAGCCAGGCCCAGGCGGGCGCCGACATGGTCGCCCCCTCCTGCATGCTCGACGGCCAGGTGCGTGCGATCAGGGAGGCCCTCGACGCCGCGGGGTATGCCGAGATCCCTATCATGTCGTATTCCACCAAGTTTTCGAGCGCCTTCTACGGCCCCTTCAGGGACGCCGCCGACTCTGGCTACTCCTTCGGCGACCGGACCACCTACCAGATGGACCCGGCAAACGCCAGGGAAGCCTTCACCGAGTCGGAGATGGACGCCGCAGAAGGGGCCGACATCCTGATGGTCAAACCCGCCGGGATGTACCTCGACGTCCTCGCCGCGGTGCGGGAGATCGGTCTCCCGGTCGCCGCCTACCAGGTCTCCGGCGAGTACTCCATGCTCAAGGCCGCGGCCGCACAGGGCTGGCTCGACGAGAAGACCTGCGCCCTTGAGAGCCTTACCTGCATCAAGCGGGCGGGCGCCGACCTGATTATTACCTATTATGCAGAAGACGCAGCGAGGTGGCTGAGTGAAGAGCAGTGA
- the hemA gene encoding glutamyl-tRNA reductase, producing MAGLNHHAAALGDLERFRFPDEEAFLSAARERFKGALLLQTCNRVEVLVHGDAQALTDFLHDQGRDTFEILDGVEVLRHLLEVAAGMDSMIIGEDQILGQLKKALALTQEAGTCDPIIDLCIKKAVHVGVEVRRRTEINRGAVSIGSAAVALAEDLLGSLDGRHILVLGSGEMGLLVAQALAARDLTAIYVANRTYERALVLAEKIGGKAVNFSELTRYITLSDVVITCTSAPHPIITREILGRAMRDRCWPTEGHPRPLVVVDIAQPRDVEEDAAEVDGVSLYTIDNLRDVNEHTIETRRTEAARAETFIEEELDRFLSQVNCASAGEVLSGLYTWAEAVRTRERDRALTRLQGCGPETKVVIDDLSRVLTKKLLIDATFSIRSCAEQGRIEDAEQLVRAITRGDRLCSRRDD from the coding sequence ATGGCCGGGCTCAACCACCACGCCGCAGCCCTCGGCGACCTGGAGAGGTTCAGGTTCCCTGACGAGGAGGCCTTCCTCTCCGCCGCACGCGAGCGGTTCAAGGGCGCCCTCCTTCTCCAGACCTGTAACCGGGTCGAGGTGCTGGTCCACGGCGACGCACAGGCCCTCACCGACTTCCTCCATGATCAGGGAAGAGACACATTTGAGATTCTGGATGGCGTCGAGGTGCTCCGCCACCTCCTCGAAGTGGCCGCCGGGATGGACTCGATGATCATCGGCGAGGACCAGATCCTCGGGCAGTTGAAAAAAGCGCTGGCACTGACACAGGAAGCCGGCACCTGCGACCCGATCATCGACCTCTGCATCAAGAAGGCGGTGCATGTCGGGGTCGAGGTGCGCAGGAGGACCGAGATCAACCGCGGGGCGGTCTCGATCGGTTCGGCGGCCGTCGCCCTGGCAGAAGATCTCCTCGGCAGCCTGGACGGACGCCACATCCTGGTCCTCGGCAGCGGCGAGATGGGGCTGCTCGTGGCCCAGGCCCTCGCCGCCAGGGATCTGACCGCGATCTATGTGGCCAACCGGACCTATGAACGCGCCCTCGTCCTTGCTGAGAAAATCGGGGGGAAAGCGGTAAATTTCAGCGAGCTCACCAGATATATCACTCTCTCCGATGTTGTCATCACCTGCACCTCGGCCCCGCACCCGATCATCACCAGGGAGATCCTGGGCCGGGCGATGCGAGACCGGTGCTGGCCCACCGAAGGCCACCCGCGTCCCCTCGTCGTCGTCGACATCGCACAGCCGCGGGACGTCGAGGAGGATGCGGCGGAGGTCGACGGCGTCAGCCTCTACACCATCGACAACCTCAGGGACGTCAACGAGCACACCATCGAGACAAGGCGGACCGAGGCAGCCAGGGCGGAGACGTTCATCGAGGAGGAACTCGACCGGTTCCTCTCACAGGTCAACTGCGCCTCGGCGGGCGAAGTGCTCAGCGGTCTGTACACCTGGGCCGAAGCGGTCAGGACCAGAGAACGCGACCGGGCCCTGACGCGGCTGCAGGGATGCGGCCCGGAGACAAAAGTCGTCATCGACGACCTATCAAGAGTATTGACAAAAAAACTCCTCATCGACGCCACCTTCTCGATCCGGTCGTGCGCGGAGCAGGGCCGGATCGAGGACGCCGAGCAGCTGGTGAGGGCGATCACACGAGGTGACCGATTATGTTCCCGGAGAGACGACTGA